A single region of the Bifidobacterium asteroides DSM 20089 genome encodes:
- the tsaE gene encoding tRNA (adenosine(37)-N6)-threonylcarbamoyltransferase complex ATPase subunit type 1 TsaE: MSPQESAGRQDGFRLAVPTGDDMQRLGRNLATCLQGGDVILLSGPLGAGKTTLAQGLGSGLGVDGPVVSPTFTIARELHGHLSDGSPVTLIHVDAYRLGGQDYLPGEDAVDRLLDELESLGLDEELEDPGQSTIILMEWGEQMASALADQRLEVTIDRPVDPREDPDAPPSSQGQRMVRLRAVGPSWATRLEQLRKAMTV, encoded by the coding sequence ATGAGCCCGCAGGAGAGCGCCGGGCGGCAGGATGGGTTCAGGCTGGCCGTGCCCACAGGCGATGATATGCAACGCCTGGGCAGAAACCTGGCCACCTGTCTGCAAGGCGGGGATGTGATCCTCCTGTCCGGACCTCTGGGGGCGGGCAAGACCACGCTGGCCCAGGGGCTGGGCAGTGGACTTGGAGTGGACGGCCCTGTAGTCTCGCCCACGTTCACCATTGCAAGAGAGCTGCATGGCCATCTGTCCGACGGCTCACCTGTTACCCTGATTCACGTGGATGCCTACCGGCTGGGCGGACAGGACTATCTGCCCGGCGAGGATGCCGTTGATCGACTCCTGGACGAGCTGGAGTCCCTGGGTCTGGACGAGGAGTTGGAGGATCCGGGCCAAAGCACCATCATTCTGATGGAGTGGGGCGAGCAGATGGCTTCAGCGCTGGCCGATCAACGTCTGGAAGTGACCATCGACCGACCCGTCGATCCCCGGGAGGATCCTGACGCGCCACCCAGCTCCCAGGGTCAGCGTATGGTACGTCTGCGTGCAGTGGGTCCTTCATGGGCCACCAGACTGGAGCAGCTGAGAAAGGCGATGACGGTATGA
- the holA gene encoding DNA polymerase III subunit delta: MTKAQQENPSVHLVVGGDPFLNGQRVKELCAQACAAHPDSEYIEMDAADCDAYAFQEAVGPSLLSQTAVVLLDDLQAADEALTQALVDFCHEPAESESSIVIARHDGGNRGRRLLDQMERAGAVIERMPDLKKFDDKVDFVYGQFKAHQRRIQPRAAQRLVDVLGERTPELAAMCSQLCFDFDQDPMTLEIVNHYLTDNPAVSGFAVADRALAGRPAQAVVALRSALEQGNEPVSLIGVLALKLRTLGKEAAIESGSITTAEAKAAYWQLREAKRQLHGWTSSGLAACIEALAQADEVSKTSSGDARYALERAVELIAAKGRTLA, translated from the coding sequence ATGACCAAAGCTCAGCAGGAGAACCCTTCCGTCCATCTGGTGGTCGGCGGCGATCCCTTCCTCAACGGGCAGCGTGTCAAGGAGCTGTGCGCACAGGCATGTGCCGCCCATCCGGACAGCGAATACATAGAGATGGACGCGGCAGACTGCGACGCTTACGCCTTTCAGGAGGCGGTCGGACCTTCCCTACTCAGTCAGACGGCCGTAGTCCTCCTGGATGACCTGCAGGCGGCCGATGAGGCCTTGACTCAGGCCTTGGTGGATTTCTGCCACGAGCCTGCGGAATCCGAATCCAGCATCGTCATTGCACGTCATGACGGGGGCAACCGGGGCCGCAGGCTTCTGGACCAGATGGAACGGGCCGGAGCAGTCATAGAGCGTATGCCGGATCTGAAGAAGTTCGATGACAAGGTCGATTTCGTCTATGGGCAATTCAAGGCCCATCAGCGCCGTATCCAGCCAAGGGCGGCCCAGCGTCTGGTCGATGTCCTGGGCGAGCGTACTCCGGAACTTGCCGCCATGTGCTCCCAGCTCTGCTTCGATTTTGACCAGGACCCAATGACCTTGGAGATTGTCAACCATTATTTGACTGATAACCCAGCTGTGTCCGGATTCGCTGTGGCGGACAGGGCCCTTGCCGGCAGACCGGCCCAAGCAGTCGTCGCACTGCGTTCAGCTCTGGAACAGGGCAACGAACCAGTATCCCTGATTGGAGTACTGGCCCTGAAGCTACGAACGTTGGGCAAGGAGGCTGCCATCGAGTCGGGATCCATCACCACGGCCGAGGCCAAGGCCGCATACTGGCAGTTACGAGAAGCCAAGAGGCAGTTGCATGGATGGACCTCCTCCGGTCTGGCGGCCTGCATCGAGGCCCTGGCCCAGGCTGATGAGGTCAGCAAGACCAGTAGCGGCGATGCCCGCTATGCTCTGGAACGTGCAGTGGAGCTGATCGCAGCCAAGGGAAGGACATTGGCATGA
- a CDS encoding M23 family metallopeptidase, translating to MASARDHKNKGIRRVTGRMPNMPSGCRPPWFPGTLLVLMLALGLSAAGPTVTVTAQPAPTLPSAAAPAQNGRLTSSTTACRRGWLWPLEPKPGGKAVPQAMRPFDPPDRPWLSGHRGIDLAAGQGSDIRAPADGVIVFAGSVGGKDVVSIRHGNLVSTYEPAQSSLPVGTRLQAGTVWGKVEGVSDHCAQECLHWGLKDDQGLYLDPGAKVGNHRIRLKPL from the coding sequence ATGGCCTCTGCGCGTGACCATAAGAACAAGGGCATCAGGCGGGTTACCGGCCGGATGCCCAACATGCCTTCCGGCTGCCGCCCCCCTTGGTTTCCCGGGACGCTGCTGGTGCTGATGCTGGCCCTGGGCCTGTCGGCTGCAGGGCCCACAGTGACCGTCACGGCTCAGCCTGCGCCGACCCTGCCTTCGGCTGCAGCTCCGGCGCAGAACGGTCGACTTACCTCATCGACCACAGCCTGCCGCCGGGGCTGGCTGTGGCCCCTTGAACCAAAGCCTGGAGGTAAGGCTGTCCCTCAGGCCATGCGTCCATTCGATCCTCCTGATCGTCCATGGCTGAGCGGGCATCGCGGGATAGATTTGGCGGCGGGGCAAGGCAGTGATATCCGTGCTCCGGCAGATGGCGTCATCGTCTTTGCAGGTTCCGTGGGAGGCAAGGATGTGGTCTCCATTCGTCACGGAAACCTGGTCTCCACTTACGAGCCTGCGCAGAGCTCTTTGCCGGTGGGAACCCGACTTCAGGCCGGCACAGTCTGGGGAAAGGTAGAGGGAGTCTCTGACCACTGTGCCCAGGAGTGTCTGCACTGGGGACTGAAAGACGATCAAGGCCTGTACCTGGATCCAGGCGCTAAAGTCGGAAATCATCGGATTCGTCTCAAACCTTTATAG
- a CDS encoding alpha-N-arabinofuranosidase: MTRGQLNHSGRAEFRVDEEQESTPIDDRLFGSFVEHLGRGIYSGIYEPGHPTADEQGFRRDVMDLVKELGVTTIRYPGGNFVSGYRWEDGVGPRESRPRRLDLAWHSGESNEFGLHEMSEWLDKLGGNELMEAVNLGTRGLQEALDLLEYCNVPSGTELSERRRANGHDRPFNIRMWCLGNEMDGDWQIGHKSAQEYADLANRTAVAMRMIDPDLDLVVCGSSSHTMPTFGLWERTVLERCFENVNFLSCHAYYAPRDGDMASFLASGVDMDSFITDVAAIIAASRARLGSDHQVYISFDEWNVWYQAAEASRSPEGIGNWPIGAPLLEDVYSVADAVVVGDLLITLIRHADVVHAASLAQLVNVIAPIMTEPGGPAWRQTIFYPFALTARYARGASVLKSLQSGDTYETSRYGQVPMTDSVAVRGADGSLSVFAVNRSLDSSVDFKIALPEQDRHRQATVSTLHEDDPSARNTLEDQERVVMHARTDFKMDEDALSLQLPPVSWTVIHLA, translated from the coding sequence GTGACGCGAGGGCAGCTAAATCACAGCGGCAGGGCAGAGTTCAGGGTGGATGAGGAGCAGGAGTCCACGCCCATTGACGATCGCCTCTTCGGATCCTTCGTGGAGCACCTGGGCAGGGGCATCTACTCGGGCATCTATGAGCCGGGGCATCCTACAGCAGACGAGCAGGGTTTCCGCCGGGACGTCATGGATCTGGTCAAGGAATTGGGCGTGACCACCATCCGATACCCGGGTGGCAACTTCGTCTCGGGCTACCGCTGGGAGGATGGCGTGGGACCGCGCGAAAGCCGTCCTCGTCGTCTCGACCTGGCCTGGCATTCCGGCGAAAGCAACGAGTTCGGCCTGCACGAGATGAGCGAATGGCTGGACAAGCTGGGCGGCAACGAGCTCATGGAGGCCGTCAACCTGGGCACCAGGGGCTTGCAGGAGGCCCTGGATCTGCTCGAATACTGCAATGTGCCATCGGGTACCGAGCTGTCTGAACGGCGGCGTGCCAACGGCCATGATCGCCCCTTCAACATCAGGATGTGGTGTCTGGGCAACGAGATGGACGGCGACTGGCAAATCGGCCACAAGAGTGCACAGGAATATGCGGATCTGGCCAACCGGACGGCTGTGGCCATGCGGATGATCGATCCGGACTTGGATCTGGTTGTATGCGGATCCTCCTCGCATACCATGCCCACTTTCGGTCTCTGGGAGCGTACCGTCCTGGAGCGCTGCTTCGAAAATGTGAACTTTCTCTCATGCCATGCCTATTACGCGCCCCGGGATGGAGATATGGCCAGCTTTCTGGCTTCTGGCGTGGACATGGACAGTTTCATCACCGATGTGGCGGCCATCATCGCCGCCTCGCGTGCCCGGCTGGGCAGTGACCATCAGGTTTACATCTCTTTCGACGAGTGGAATGTCTGGTACCAGGCTGCGGAGGCCAGCAGATCGCCCGAAGGCATCGGCAATTGGCCTATAGGCGCGCCGCTCTTGGAGGATGTCTATTCGGTGGCAGATGCCGTGGTGGTGGGCGACCTGCTGATCACCCTGATCCGGCATGCCGACGTCGTTCATGCGGCCAGCCTGGCCCAGCTGGTCAACGTCATTGCCCCCATCATGACTGAACCCGGCGGCCCGGCCTGGAGGCAGACCATTTTCTATCCCTTCGCCCTGACCGCCCGTTATGCACGAGGCGCCAGTGTACTCAAGAGCCTGCAAAGCGGAGATACCTATGAGACCTCGCGCTATGGCCAGGTGCCCATGACGGATTCAGTGGCCGTCAGAGGTGCCGACGGCTCCCTCAGTGTTTTCGCGGTCAACCGCAGCCTCGACAGTTCTGTTGATTTCAAAATCGCCCTGCCTGAACAGGATCGACATCGACAGGCCACGGTCAGCACCCTGCATGAGGACGACCCCTCGGCACGCAACACTCTTGAAGACCAGGAGCGGGTCGTCATGCATGCCCGGACAGATTTCAAGATGGATGAGGATGCCTTGAGCCTTCAGCTGCCTCCCGTCTCCTGGACGGTCATTCATCTGGCTTAA
- a CDS encoding GuaB3 family IMP dehydrogenase-related protein, whose protein sequence is MTQEIEIGLGKKATVAYTLDDVSILPSRRTRDPQDVSTAWQVDAYEFDLPLLAAPMDSVTSPGTAIALGRLGGLGVLDLEGLWTRYEDPRPQLDRIANASSEQATAVIQEAYREPVKAELITRRLQEIRKAGVTVAGALSPQRTQEFYTTVVDAGVDLFVIRGTAVSAEHVSTRHEPLDLKKFIYDLDVPVIVGGAATYQAALHLMRTGAAGVLVGFGGGASSTDSATIGIQAPMATAISDVAEARRDYLDESGGRYVQVIADGETGTSGSFVKALAMGADAVMLGTPLAKATEAPGQGMHWGAEAHHPDLPRGRRVQVGQVGSLERILFGPSDRTDGSLNLIGALRRAMASTGYVDVKNFQKCRVAVTPAPRC, encoded by the coding sequence ATGACACAGGAAATCGAAATCGGCCTCGGCAAAAAGGCCACGGTGGCCTACACGCTCGATGATGTCTCCATACTCCCATCAAGAAGGACCAGGGATCCCCAGGATGTCTCCACGGCCTGGCAGGTGGATGCCTACGAGTTCGACCTGCCCCTACTGGCAGCGCCCATGGACTCGGTGACCAGCCCCGGGACGGCCATCGCCCTAGGACGGTTAGGCGGTTTGGGTGTGCTGGATTTGGAGGGACTGTGGACCCGATACGAGGATCCGCGTCCGCAGCTGGATCGGATAGCCAATGCCTCGTCGGAGCAGGCTACTGCGGTCATTCAGGAGGCCTACCGGGAGCCGGTCAAGGCGGAGTTGATCACCCGCCGTCTGCAGGAGATTCGCAAGGCCGGTGTCACGGTGGCTGGAGCCCTTTCCCCTCAGCGCACGCAGGAGTTCTACACCACGGTGGTCGATGCAGGTGTGGATCTCTTTGTGATCCGCGGCACGGCGGTGTCGGCTGAGCATGTCTCCACCAGACATGAGCCCCTGGATTTGAAGAAGTTCATCTACGACTTGGACGTTCCGGTCATCGTTGGCGGGGCCGCCACCTACCAGGCCGCCCTGCATCTGATGCGCACGGGGGCCGCCGGGGTGCTGGTTGGGTTCGGCGGGGGAGCATCCTCTACCGACTCCGCCACCATCGGAATTCAGGCCCCCATGGCCACGGCCATCTCGGATGTGGCAGAGGCGCGTCGTGACTACCTGGACGAGTCCGGTGGACGCTACGTTCAGGTCATCGCCGACGGTGAGACCGGCACCTCGGGTTCCTTTGTCAAGGCCTTGGCCATGGGGGCCGACGCTGTCATGCTGGGTACGCCACTGGCAAAGGCCACAGAGGCTCCCGGCCAGGGCATGCACTGGGGGGCCGAGGCCCATCATCCTGATCTGCCCAGGGGTCGCAGGGTCCAGGTCGGCCAGGTTGGAAGCCTTGAGCGCATACTCTTCGGCCCCAGCGATCGCACCGATGGCAGTCTGAATCTGATTGGGGCCCTGCGCCGGGCCATGGCTTCCACCGGCTACGTGGATGTCAAGAACTTCCAGAAGTGCCGTGTGGCAGTGACTCCTGCTCCTCGCTGCTAA
- a CDS encoding NADP-dependent isocitrate dehydrogenase → MEKVTVKGRIVELDGDEMTRVIWKMIKERLILPYLDVDLDYYDLGIRNRDATDDKVTVQAAQAIQREHVGVKCATITPDEARVKEFGLKRMWKSPNGTIRNILGGTIFREPIVIDNIPRLVPGWSKPIVVARHAFGDQYQATDFTVPKPGKLSVVFTPEDGSDPVTREVTTYPGPGVAQVQFNLDDSIRDFARSCFNYALQRHYPVYLSTKNTILKAYDGRFKDIFAQVYAQEYQGRFEEEGLTYQHRLIDDMVASSLKWQGGYVWACKNYDGDVQSDAIAQGFGSLGLMTSMLMTADGQTVEAEAAHGTVTRHYRRWLKGETTSTNPIASIFAWTGGLKQRARLDGTPKVARFAQTLESVVIETVRSGRMTKDLASLVGPDQPWLDTEGFMDALDQALAERMASAAAKAD, encoded by the coding sequence ATGGAGAAAGTCACCGTGAAGGGACGCATCGTCGAGCTCGACGGTGACGAGATGACCCGGGTCATCTGGAAAATGATCAAGGAACGGCTGATTCTGCCCTATCTGGACGTGGACCTGGACTATTACGACCTGGGCATCCGCAACAGGGACGCCACCGACGACAAGGTCACCGTACAGGCGGCCCAAGCCATACAGCGCGAGCATGTGGGTGTCAAGTGCGCCACTATTACCCCTGACGAGGCCCGGGTGAAGGAATTCGGTCTTAAGCGCATGTGGAAGTCACCCAACGGAACCATCCGCAACATTCTTGGAGGAACCATCTTCCGCGAGCCCATCGTCATCGATAACATCCCCCGACTGGTTCCAGGATGGTCCAAGCCCATTGTGGTGGCCCGCCACGCCTTCGGTGACCAATACCAGGCCACTGATTTCACCGTTCCCAAGCCTGGAAAGCTGAGTGTCGTCTTTACTCCTGAGGACGGGAGCGACCCGGTGACCCGAGAGGTGACCACCTACCCAGGACCAGGCGTGGCCCAGGTTCAGTTCAACCTCGACGACTCCATCCGCGACTTCGCCCGCTCATGCTTCAACTATGCCCTGCAGAGGCACTATCCGGTCTACCTAAGCACCAAGAACACCATCCTCAAGGCCTACGACGGACGCTTCAAGGATATTTTCGCCCAGGTCTACGCGCAGGAGTACCAGGGTCGGTTCGAGGAAGAGGGGCTGACCTACCAGCATCGTCTGATTGACGATATGGTGGCCTCCTCGCTCAAGTGGCAGGGCGGCTATGTCTGGGCCTGCAAGAACTACGATGGCGATGTCCAGTCCGATGCAATAGCTCAAGGGTTCGGTTCCCTTGGCCTCATGACCTCCATGCTGATGACGGCAGACGGGCAGACGGTAGAGGCCGAGGCCGCCCATGGGACCGTGACCAGGCATTACCGGCGCTGGCTCAAGGGCGAGACCACCTCCACCAACCCGATCGCCTCTATTTTCGCCTGGACCGGCGGACTCAAGCAGCGGGCACGGCTGGATGGCACGCCCAAGGTAGCCCGGTTCGCACAAACTTTGGAGTCTGTGGTCATCGAGACCGTGCGCTCCGGCCGTATGACCAAGGACCTGGCCAGCCTGGTTGGTCCCGATCAGCCCTGGCTGGACACCGAAGGGTTCATGGATGCCCTGGACCAAGCCCTTGCCGAGCGTATGGCTTCAGCTGCTGCCAAGGCAGACTAG
- the tsaB gene encoding tRNA (adenosine(37)-N6)-threonylcarbamoyltransferase complex dimerization subunit type 1 TsaB, protein MNGTDTPLLVIDTSYGSTVGLPGREPCIETDSRSHVERLQVNIAKVMDQAGLHAEDLRTVVVGLGPAPFTGLRAGIVTAKALAFATGARLLGQDILEPQARYAYSRFKQRDQDHTRLLVLAVNDARRRQLYYRLFDDFVDVEAPARPLTEMSIDYPAAICERIAAIAEERESLDHGPVTLVISGHGAGRYADQWERLDKQSDIRVLLDEGSFLENGTRGTGLMAACACRRAQLGLVDPVEPLYLRRPDVSVPNPLKHVAVRS, encoded by the coding sequence ATGAACGGGACCGATACACCCCTTTTGGTGATCGATACCTCGTATGGCTCGACTGTGGGGCTGCCCGGACGGGAGCCTTGCATCGAGACCGACTCGCGCTCGCATGTGGAACGCCTCCAGGTCAATATCGCCAAGGTCATGGATCAGGCTGGGCTGCATGCAGAAGATTTGAGGACCGTCGTGGTGGGATTGGGCCCTGCGCCCTTCACCGGGCTGCGGGCGGGTATCGTCACCGCCAAAGCCCTGGCATTTGCCACTGGCGCCCGTCTGTTGGGTCAGGACATCCTGGAGCCGCAGGCCCGTTATGCATACAGCCGGTTCAAGCAGCGGGACCAAGACCATACCCGGCTGCTGGTTCTGGCTGTCAACGATGCTCGACGTCGGCAGCTCTACTACCGTCTCTTTGACGACTTTGTAGATGTGGAGGCTCCGGCCAGGCCGCTGACCGAAATGAGCATCGACTACCCAGCTGCTATCTGTGAGAGAATCGCGGCCATCGCGGAGGAGCGGGAGTCTCTGGACCACGGTCCTGTCACTCTGGTCATCAGCGGCCACGGGGCTGGCCGCTACGCAGACCAGTGGGAGCGCCTGGATAAGCAATCTGATATACGGGTACTGCTGGACGAAGGCTCCTTCCTGGAGAATGGGACACGAGGGACGGGTCTGATGGCTGCTTGTGCATGCCGACGTGCCCAGCTGGGGCTGGTCGATCCAGTGGAGCCGCTTTACCTTCGTCGACCGGACGTGTCGGTGCCCAATCCGCTCAAGCATGTAGCAGTCCGGTCATGA
- the tsaD gene encoding tRNA (adenosine(37)-N6)-threonylcarbamoyltransferase complex transferase subunit TsaD, whose amino-acid sequence MSEPLVLGIESTCDETAAALVQGNRLLSNVVASSMNEHARYGGVIPEIASRAHAESFVPVVSKALKDADMDLSQVDAIAVSAGPGLAGCLAVGVSGAKALAWAAKKPLYGINHVIGHIAVTQLQFGPFPQNALALIVSGGHTSLLHVDDLARSVQVVGTTLDDAAGECFDKIARLLGFSYPGGPHIDRHARLGDPHAIAVPQGLTKGRAGADHPYDFSFSGVKTAVARWVERRQQAGLDIPVDDVCASLADSVATVLSRKAMAACHRFDTDTLIVGGGFSANSQLRGKLREFGDQEGVRVRIPKIKLCTDNGAMVAMLGVNLVQAGLSPSAPDFSIDSAMPMDRILM is encoded by the coding sequence ATGAGTGAGCCCCTGGTGCTTGGCATCGAATCCACCTGCGACGAGACCGCGGCAGCCCTGGTTCAGGGCAACCGTCTGCTGTCCAATGTGGTGGCATCCTCCATGAACGAGCACGCCCGCTATGGCGGCGTTATCCCTGAGATCGCCTCGCGGGCACACGCCGAGTCCTTTGTGCCGGTCGTCTCCAAGGCCCTCAAGGATGCAGATATGGACCTGTCCCAAGTGGATGCCATAGCGGTCTCGGCAGGTCCTGGACTGGCTGGATGCCTGGCCGTCGGCGTTTCCGGTGCCAAGGCGCTGGCCTGGGCGGCGAAAAAGCCCCTGTACGGCATCAACCATGTCATAGGACACATAGCTGTCACGCAGCTTCAATTCGGTCCCTTCCCCCAGAATGCCCTGGCTCTGATCGTCTCCGGCGGTCACACTTCACTTTTGCACGTGGATGACCTGGCGCGGTCGGTCCAGGTGGTGGGAACCACCCTGGACGATGCGGCGGGGGAGTGCTTCGACAAGATTGCACGTCTGCTCGGCTTCTCCTATCCCGGCGGCCCGCACATCGACCGCCATGCCCGTCTGGGCGATCCTCACGCCATCGCTGTGCCCCAAGGGCTGACCAAGGGTCGGGCCGGAGCCGATCATCCTTATGACTTCAGCTTCTCGGGGGTCAAGACCGCTGTGGCTCGATGGGTAGAACGCAGACAGCAGGCCGGGCTCGACATTCCCGTGGATGATGTCTGCGCCTCCCTGGCGGATTCCGTGGCCACCGTCCTGTCCCGTAAGGCCATGGCCGCCTGCCACAGGTTCGATACGGATACCCTGATTGTCGGCGGCGGATTCTCGGCCAACTCGCAGCTGCGCGGCAAGCTTCGGGAGTTCGGTGACCAGGAGGGTGTCAGGGTCCGTATTCCGAAGATCAAACTGTGCACGGACAACGGCGCCATGGTGGCCATGCTGGGCGTCAATCTGGTCCAGGCTGGATTGTCTCCCTCTGCTCCTGACTTCTCCATTGATTCGGCCATGCCAATGGACAGGATCCTCATGTAA
- a CDS encoding AMP-dependent synthetase/ligase, protein MQQEFTRPLEEPIDADASVFSLLEDRVERLGDDPLLEYRSGREWSTITAREFRDRVVALAKGLMARGIGRGDSVAIVSHTRWEWTALDMAILAIGAVTVPVYETDSPDQIRRIFNDSHVGLAFLEDDDMRARVDAVRSQCAYLNDMYVITRGALTTMTAYGRTVDQADFQARADSVQGSDLATIVYTSGSTGKPKGIELSHSNIIFTVRSGAQAVPDICLGEGRRLLLCLPLAHAFARCLQFFAIATDLTLGLTGSIRNLLQDMQTFKPTFILAVPRIFEKIYNAASQRAGTGARGRIFLDAAGVARQWSRHQQTGSRVPMSLRTKHLMYTGTVYDPILEALGGRVKYAISGGAPLDRDIADFFNGIGLPLLEGYGMTETMGPVTVNPTKGYRLGTIGLPMPGITVGIDQEGQLCVKGPDVCMGYHNHPEITTRQIRDGWLLTGDLGSLDEDGFVRLTGRRKEIIITAGGKNISPSLLETAVERSPIISHCMVIGDRRPFISALITLNPEEVDRWLSDQGAEPLEDIASAGENPIIRTEVDHAVDAANSQVSRAEGIRRYLILDQDFTRENGLLTASYKPRRQEVLKRYEDRIEQEIYAQRPASAGLM, encoded by the coding sequence ATGCAGCAAGAATTCACGCGTCCGCTTGAGGAGCCGATAGATGCTGATGCAAGCGTCTTCTCACTGCTTGAGGACAGGGTAGAGCGCCTGGGCGACGATCCCTTGCTCGAGTACCGTAGCGGACGTGAGTGGAGCACCATCACGGCCCGTGAGTTCCGCGACCGTGTCGTCGCATTGGCCAAGGGGCTTATGGCCCGGGGGATAGGTCGGGGGGACTCGGTGGCCATCGTCTCGCACACCCGCTGGGAGTGGACTGCCTTGGACATGGCCATCCTGGCCATCGGAGCGGTGACGGTGCCGGTCTACGAGACGGACTCTCCCGACCAGATCCGGCGTATCTTCAACGACTCCCATGTGGGCTTGGCCTTTCTGGAGGATGACGACATGAGGGCCAGGGTGGACGCGGTTCGTTCCCAGTGCGCCTATCTGAACGACATGTATGTGATCACCAGGGGAGCGCTGACCACCATGACCGCCTATGGACGGACGGTGGACCAGGCGGACTTCCAGGCCCGGGCCGACTCGGTGCAAGGTTCCGACCTGGCCACCATCGTCTACACTTCAGGCTCTACGGGCAAGCCCAAGGGCATAGAGCTCAGCCACAGCAACATCATCTTCACTGTGCGTTCAGGTGCCCAGGCGGTTCCTGACATCTGCCTGGGCGAGGGCAGGCGGCTTCTGCTCTGTCTGCCTCTGGCCCACGCCTTTGCCCGCTGTCTGCAGTTCTTCGCCATCGCCACGGATCTCACCCTGGGGCTTACCGGGTCCATCCGTAATCTGCTGCAGGACATGCAGACCTTCAAGCCCACCTTCATCCTGGCTGTGCCGCGAATCTTCGAGAAAATCTACAACGCCGCCTCCCAGCGGGCCGGAACAGGTGCCAGGGGCAGGATTTTCCTGGATGCTGCAGGAGTGGCCAGGCAGTGGTCCCGTCACCAGCAGACCGGAAGCCGGGTTCCCATGTCGCTGAGGACCAAGCACCTCATGTACACAGGTACCGTCTACGACCCCATCCTGGAGGCCTTGGGCGGCCGGGTCAAGTATGCCATTTCGGGCGGAGCTCCGCTTGACAGGGACATTGCGGACTTCTTCAATGGCATCGGCCTGCCGCTTCTGGAGGGCTATGGCATGACCGAGACCATGGGCCCGGTGACGGTCAACCCCACCAAGGGCTATCGGCTGGGCACCATCGGCCTGCCCATGCCCGGCATCACCGTGGGCATCGACCAGGAGGGCCAGCTGTGCGTCAAAGGCCCCGATGTCTGCATGGGGTATCACAACCATCCGGAAATCACCACGAGGCAGATTCGCGACGGCTGGCTGCTGACCGGCGATCTGGGCAGTCTGGACGAGGACGGGTTCGTTCGGTTGACCGGTCGGCGCAAGGAGATCATCATCACTGCAGGAGGTAAGAACATCTCGCCCTCGCTGCTGGAAACAGCCGTTGAACGTTCGCCCATCATCAGCCACTGCATGGTCATCGGGGACCGCAGACCATTCATCTCGGCCCTGATTACCCTCAATCCCGAGGAAGTCGACCGCTGGCTGAGCGATCAGGGTGCTGAACCCCTGGAAGATATTGCTTCGGCCGGGGAGAACCCCATCATCCGCACTGAGGTCGACCATGCAGTGGACGCGGCCAACAGCCAGGTATCCCGGGCTGAAGGCATCCGTCGCTATCTGATTCTGGATCAGGACTTCACTCGTGAAAACGGTCTGCTCACCGCCTCATACAAGCCCCGCCGTCAGGAGGTTCTCAAGCGGTATGAGGACCGAATCGAACAGGAGATCTATGCTCAAAGGCCCGCGTCGGCCGGCTTGATGTAG
- the rimI gene encoding ribosomal protein S18-alanine N-acetyltransferase, translating to MIRAAALGDLDQLLNLEARVFGDQAWGRQELRFELSAPSRTYLVWEDQGAILGYGGCWSGERDAELMTLGVLPEVRNRGIAGSLLVKLIASADRMGLQRMNLKVRVDNPAAIDLYKDFGFSQTGLCKGYYQPEDVDAWVMTMPLSSVGPGPVGSVGRKLSKGQERIIDHE from the coding sequence ATGATTCGCGCAGCGGCCTTGGGGGATCTGGACCAGCTTCTCAATCTGGAGGCACGGGTCTTCGGCGACCAGGCCTGGGGTCGGCAGGAGCTGCGGTTTGAGCTGTCCGCCCCTTCGCGCACCTATCTGGTATGGGAGGACCAGGGTGCCATCCTGGGCTATGGAGGTTGTTGGTCGGGCGAAAGGGATGCCGAGCTGATGACTTTGGGAGTGTTGCCGGAAGTCCGGAATCGCGGCATTGCAGGGTCTCTGTTGGTAAAGCTTATCGCTTCAGCCGACCGTATGGGGTTGCAGCGCATGAACCTGAAAGTGCGCGTAGACAACCCCGCTGCCATTGACCTCTACAAGGATTTTGGCTTCTCCCAGACGGGACTATGCAAGGGCTATTATCAGCCTGAAGACGTGGATGCCTGGGTTATGACCATGCCTTTGAGCTCGGTCGGACCGGGCCCGGTGGGCTCTGTCGGCCGCAAGCTTTCGAAAGGACAGGAAAGGATCATTGACCATGAGTGA